Proteins encoded together in one Bacteroides ovatus window:
- a CDS encoding GtrA family protein: MISQKGGIFMFLRAQLSAQMATIADFLVTILLVRLFDVYYVYATLAGAIYGGIVNCVINYKWTFKSKGKKTHVAVKFVLVWVCSVWLNTWGTYALTESLAKIPWVRNTLSLYFGDFFIIPKVVVAIIVALFWNYNMQRFFVYRNIDIRSLFGKRN, translated from the coding sequence ATGATTTCCCAGAAAGGCGGCATCTTCATGTTCTTGAGGGCGCAGCTTTCTGCTCAAATGGCAACTATTGCAGACTTTCTCGTTACGATTCTTCTAGTCAGGCTGTTTGATGTCTACTATGTATATGCCACCCTGGCGGGGGCTATCTATGGAGGAATCGTTAATTGTGTTATCAACTATAAATGGACTTTTAAATCGAAAGGAAAGAAAACACACGTTGCCGTAAAATTTGTCCTTGTATGGGTTTGCAGCGTTTGGCTCAATACGTGGGGAACGTATGCACTGACGGAATCATTGGCGAAGATTCCCTGGGTACGCAACACACTTAGCCTGTATTTCGGAGATTTCTTCATTATCCCTAAAGTGGTAGTGGCAATCATCGTGGCACTGTTTTGGAATTATAATATGCAGCGCTTTTTTGTTTACCGGAATATAGATATCAGAAGTTTATTCGGAAAAAGAAACTGA
- a CDS encoding phosphatidylglycerophosphatase A has protein sequence MKRPPFLPVFIGTGFGSGFSPFAPGTAGALLASIIWIALYFLLPFSWVLWLTAALVIVFTFAGIWAANKLETYWGEDPSRVVVDEMVGVWIPLLAVPNDDRWFWYVIAAFALFRIFDIAKPLGIRRMESLKGGVGVMMDDVLAGVYSFILLVGARWVIG, from the coding sequence ATGAAGCGTCCTCCCTTTCTACCTGTTTTTATAGGCACGGGCTTTGGCTCCGGTTTTTCTCCTTTTGCTCCCGGCACGGCTGGGGCGTTACTGGCTTCTATCATTTGGATTGCACTTTATTTTCTCCTTCCTTTCTCTTGGGTATTATGGCTGACTGCCGCTTTGGTGATTGTATTTACATTCGCCGGCATTTGGGCTGCCAATAAACTGGAAACTTATTGGGGGGAAGATCCTTCGCGTGTGGTAGTGGACGAGATGGTGGGAGTGTGGATACCGTTGTTGGCTGTTCCCAATGACGATCGTTGGTTCTGGTATGTGATTGCGGCTTTTGCCCTGTTCCGTATCTTTGATATAGCCAAGCCGTTGGGCATACGCCGTATGGAAAGCCTGAAAGGTGGAGTAGGTGTGATGATGGACGATGTTTTGGCGGGAGTGTATAGTTTTATTTTGTTAGTGGGAGCGAGATGGGTGATTGGCTGA
- a CDS encoding inositol-3-phosphate synthase: MKQEIKPATGRLGVLVVGVGGAVATTMIVGTLASRKGLAKPIGSITQLATMRMENNEEKLIKDVVPLTNLEDIVFGGWDIFPDNAYEAAMYAEVLKEKDLNGVKEELEAIKPMPAAFDHNWAKRLNGTHVKKAATRWEMVEQLRQDIRDFKAANNCERVVVLWAASTEIYIPLSDEHMSLAALEKAMKENNTDVISPSMCYAYAAIAEDAPFVMGAPNLCVDTPAMWEFSKQKNVPISGKDFKSGQTLMKTVLAPMFKTRMLGVNGWFSTNILGNRDGEVLDDPDNFKTKEVSKLSVIDTIFEPEKYPDLYGDVYHKVRINYYPPRKDNKEAWDNIDIFGWMGYPMEIKVNFLCRDSILAAPIALDLVLFSDLAMRAGMCGIQTWLSFFCKSPMHDFEHQPEHDLFTQWRMVKQTLRNMIGEKEPDYLA; encoded by the coding sequence ATGAAACAAGAAATTAAACCCGCTACCGGGCGTCTTGGCGTACTGGTAGTTGGAGTGGGTGGTGCGGTAGCTACCACGATGATTGTAGGTACACTAGCCTCTCGCAAGGGACTGGCAAAACCGATAGGATCTATTACACAGTTAGCCACAATGCGCATGGAGAACAACGAAGAAAAACTCATCAAGGACGTTGTGCCTTTGACGAATTTGGAAGACATTGTTTTCGGAGGATGGGATATTTTCCCGGACAACGCATACGAAGCTGCTATGTACGCCGAGGTTTTGAAAGAAAAAGACCTGAATGGAGTAAAAGAAGAGTTGGAAGCTATCAAACCGATGCCGGCTGCTTTCGATCACAACTGGGCAAAACGTCTGAACGGTACACACGTGAAGAAGGCCGCTACCCGTTGGGAAATGGTAGAACAACTTCGTCAGGATATCCGCGACTTCAAGGCTGCTAACAACTGCGAACGCGTAGTGGTGCTTTGGGCTGCAAGTACTGAAATTTACATTCCGCTGTCTGACGAACACATGTCACTCGCTGCTTTAGAGAAAGCAATGAAGGAAAACAATACAGACGTGATTTCTCCGAGTATGTGTTACGCGTATGCTGCGATTGCAGAAGACGCTCCGTTCGTAATGGGTGCTCCTAACTTGTGTGTGGATACTCCTGCTATGTGGGAATTCTCTAAACAAAAGAATGTACCTATCTCCGGTAAAGACTTCAAGAGTGGTCAGACATTGATGAAAACCGTATTGGCTCCGATGTTCAAAACCCGTATGCTGGGTGTGAACGGTTGGTTCTCTACCAATATCCTCGGTAACCGCGACGGTGAAGTGCTTGATGATCCGGACAACTTCAAGACAAAAGAAGTCAGCAAGCTGTCTGTAATCGACACTATCTTCGAACCAGAAAAATATCCGGATCTCTACGGAGATGTTTATCATAAAGTACGTATCAACTACTATCCTCCCCGCAAAGACAACAAAGAAGCATGGGACAACATCGACATCTTCGGATGGATGGGCTACCCGATGGAAATCAAGGTGAACTTCCTTTGCCGCGACTCTATCCTTGCAGCTCCTATCGCTCTTGACCTTGTGTTGTTCAGCGACTTGGCAATGCGTGCAGGTATGTGTGGCATCCAGACTTGGTTGTCATTCTTCTGCAAGAGCCCGATGCACGATTTCGAACATCAGCCCGAACACGACTTGTTTACACAATGGAGAATGGTAAAACAGACATTGCGTAACATGATTGGTGAAAAAGAACCTGATTACTTAGCTTAA